From the genome of Flavobacterium ovatum, one region includes:
- a CDS encoding FMN-binding glutamate synthase family protein codes for MRKQFFIYGTILFVLTALVYYYLKLGFLLLILLPVILLIGCYNTFQKKHSILRNFPVIGYARYLFEMIAPEIQQYFIERSTDGKPFSRNQRSLVYQRAKNIDANTPFGTQLDLNQNNYEGIKHSIFPAKVNTDLPRVWVGGADCKQRYHASLLNISAMSFGSLSENAICALNKGAHKGQFYHNTGEGGLTEFHLQGGDVTWQIGTGYFGCRTPEGNFDAEKFKEKSNLPTVKMIEIKLSQGAKPGHGGVLPAAKNTEQIAKIRGVLPHTTIYSPPSHTAFTDAKGLVSFIAELRELSNEKPIGFKLCIGNPTEFEDLCHEMIVADCFPDFITVDGAEGGTGAAPLEFSDGVGMPFEPALIFVNRTLIDLNIREKIRIIGSGKIISGYSILHALALGADICNSARGFLFSLGCIQALRCHTNQCPTGVATQDKMLMKGLVITDKSERVYHFHKNTLHAANELLAATGKTSFDDVDISIFMRGDEFAHLSDLYFPNNLTKYTN; via the coding sequence ATGAGAAAGCAATTTTTTATTTACGGTACGATACTTTTCGTACTCACCGCTCTTGTTTATTATTATTTAAAACTTGGTTTTTTACTACTTATTTTATTACCCGTCATTCTGCTTATTGGTTGCTATAATACGTTCCAAAAAAAACATTCTATATTAAGAAACTTTCCTGTAATAGGTTATGCTCGATATTTGTTTGAAATGATTGCACCTGAAATTCAACAATACTTTATTGAACGTTCTACGGATGGAAAACCATTTTCTAGAAATCAACGTTCTCTAGTGTACCAAAGAGCCAAAAACATTGATGCAAATACTCCTTTTGGCACACAATTGGATTTAAACCAAAATAATTATGAGGGTATCAAACATTCCATTTTTCCAGCAAAAGTAAATACTGATTTGCCTCGCGTATGGGTTGGTGGTGCTGATTGTAAGCAACGCTATCATGCCTCTTTATTAAATATTTCGGCAATGAGCTTTGGTTCTTTGAGCGAAAATGCCATTTGTGCCCTAAATAAAGGAGCACATAAAGGACAGTTTTACCACAACACGGGAGAAGGTGGATTAACCGAATTTCATCTACAAGGAGGAGATGTTACTTGGCAAATTGGTACCGGTTATTTTGGATGTAGAACTCCTGAAGGTAATTTTGATGCTGAAAAATTCAAAGAAAAATCAAATTTACCTACTGTAAAAATGATTGAAATTAAATTATCTCAAGGGGCAAAACCAGGTCACGGTGGCGTATTACCCGCGGCTAAAAATACCGAGCAAATCGCTAAGATTAGAGGTGTATTACCACATACTACTATTTACTCACCACCTTCACATACCGCATTTACAGATGCAAAAGGACTGGTGTCATTTATAGCTGAACTACGAGAATTATCCAATGAAAAACCAATAGGCTTTAAATTATGTATTGGTAACCCGACAGAATTTGAAGATCTTTGCCATGAAATGATTGTAGCAGATTGCTTTCCCGACTTTATTACAGTAGACGGCGCCGAAGGCGGTACTGGAGCGGCTCCTCTCGAATTTTCTGACGGCGTAGGAATGCCTTTTGAACCTGCTTTAATTTTTGTCAATAGAACTTTAATCGATTTAAATATTCGAGAAAAAATTCGAATTATAGGCAGTGGAAAAATAATTTCAGGATACTCAATTTTACACGCTTTAGCTTTAGGAGCTGATATTTGTAACAGCGCTAGGGGCTTCTTGTTTTCTTTGGGTTGTATTCAGGCATTACGTTGCCATACCAACCAGTGTCCGACTGGAGTAGCGACTCAAGATAAAATGCTTATGAAAGGGCTTGTTATTACAGACAAATCCGAAAGAGTTTATCATTTTCATAAAAACACACTTCATGCCGCTAATGAACTACTAGCTGCAACTGGGAAAACCAGCTTTGATGATGTTGACATTAGTATCTTCATGCGTGGGGATGAATTTGCACATTTGTCTGATTTGTATTTCCCAAATAACTTAACGAAATATACAAACTAA
- a CDS encoding NYN domain-containing protein produces MSQNVPELKLAVLIDADNVPYSNVKGMMEEITKFGTPTTKRIYADWTKPNANGWKSVLLEHAITPIQQYSYTVGKNSSDSAMIIDAMDLLYSDKVDGFCIVSSDSDFTRLAIRLRESGMKVIGIGEKKTPNSFIVACDRFIYIEVLDGAIKKKIKKPSTTTNTTSVGTKKQAPKTLNTIDVQTIDLIEDTIEDIADDSGWAFLGDVGNLIVKKKPEFDPRNYGFIKLTPMLKSLTDILEIDERDSDKKGIKHVYVRLKMN; encoded by the coding sequence ATGTCACAAAACGTCCCAGAATTAAAACTAGCAGTACTTATTGATGCCGATAACGTTCCTTACAGCAATGTAAAAGGAATGATGGAAGAAATCACCAAATTTGGCACACCTACAACCAAACGTATTTATGCCGATTGGACTAAACCAAATGCCAATGGATGGAAAAGTGTTTTACTAGAACACGCCATCACCCCCATTCAGCAATACAGTTATACGGTGGGAAAAAACTCTTCGGATTCGGCAATGATTATCGATGCCATGGATTTATTGTATTCCGATAAAGTGGATGGTTTTTGTATTGTTTCTAGCGATAGTGATTTCACCAGATTGGCTATTAGATTAAGAGAATCCGGAATGAAAGTCATTGGAATTGGAGAGAAAAAAACACCTAATTCTTTCATTGTAGCCTGCGACAGGTTTATCTACATTGAAGTATTGGATGGCGCCATCAAAAAGAAAATAAAGAAACCAAGTACTACCACTAATACCACATCCGTTGGCACCAAAAAGCAAGCTCCTAAAACGTTAAATACAATTGACGTTCAGACCATCGACCTTATTGAAGATACGATTGAAGATATTGCAGATGATAGTGGCTGGGCATTTTTGGGCGATGTAGGGAATCTCATTGTGAAGAAAAAACCAGAATTCGACCCTAGAAATTATGGTTTTATAAAACTAACACCTATGCTTAAATCGCTAACCGATATTCTAGAAATAGACGAAAGAGACTCCGACAAAAAAGGAATTAAACACGTGTATGTACGACTAAAAATGAATTAA
- a CDS encoding HipA family kinase: MKSKFNLRTVNVTRYITPLREGGSLPALAEADDDFKYVLKFKGAGHGVKALIAELIGGEIARALKLRMPELVYANLDEAFGRSEGDEEIQDLLQGSQGMNLALHFLSGAINFDPVVTTVDSVASSQIVWLDAFITNVDRTFRNTNMLIWHKELWLIDHGACLYFHHSWTNWEKHAQSPFALIKDHVLLPQASQLTEVDVAFKAILTDEVLIEIVNLIPLEWLQWEDVDATPEELRAVYLKFLLIRLKHSEIFIKEAQDAREKLI, translated from the coding sequence ATGAAAAGCAAATTCAATCTTCGCACCGTAAATGTAACGCGGTACATCACACCTTTGCGGGAAGGCGGTTCCTTGCCAGCTTTGGCAGAAGCCGATGATGATTTTAAATATGTTCTCAAATTTAAAGGCGCTGGTCATGGTGTGAAAGCCTTGATTGCCGAATTGATTGGTGGCGAAATAGCGCGTGCTTTAAAACTTAGAATGCCCGAGTTGGTGTATGCTAATCTTGATGAAGCTTTTGGACGATCAGAAGGAGATGAAGAAATTCAGGACTTACTTCAAGGTAGCCAGGGAATGAATCTTGCTTTACATTTTTTATCAGGTGCTATTAATTTTGACCCTGTAGTCACTACAGTTGATTCTGTTGCTTCCTCTCAAATTGTTTGGTTAGATGCTTTTATAACCAATGTAGATCGCACATTTCGCAATACCAATATGTTGATTTGGCATAAAGAATTGTGGTTGATCGATCACGGGGCTTGTTTGTATTTTCATCATTCTTGGACCAATTGGGAAAAACATGCTCAGAGTCCGTTTGCACTTATCAAAGATCATGTACTGCTGCCTCAAGCAAGTCAATTGACAGAAGTTGATGTTGCTTTCAAAGCAATATTGACAGATGAAGTATTGATAGAAATTGTAAACCTTATTCCGCTGGAATGGTTGCAGTGGGAAGATGTAGATGCTACCCCCGAGGAATTACGTGCTGTATATTTAAAGTTCTTATTGATCCGATTAAAACACTCAGAAATTTTTATTAAGGAAGCCCAAGATGCAAGAGAAAA
- a CDS encoding carboxypeptidase-like regulatory domain-containing protein yields MKYFVVFFFLTLSMATRAQEALISQKVTGYIYNDNTKLPLNDANVININKVRGAQTDPKGYFEIDVHPNDTLHISLLGFQSLRVKVTNDWLKNKVAKIFLTERAIALEEVVIKPFNLTGYLEVDSKTIPLKENYRYSISGLTSGYETGEYAPNAFNKILGSIFNPADMLYNTFSNKAKEFRKLKDMKKDDTVRNLLASKFDRETLAILLGLDKKDIPEILQRCNYSESFIQTANDLQIMDAISGCYEEYKILKKVK; encoded by the coding sequence ATGAAATATTTTGTAGTTTTCTTTTTTTTAACCCTATCCATGGCGACCCGTGCTCAGGAAGCTCTCATTTCTCAAAAAGTTACAGGTTACATCTATAACGACAATACTAAACTCCCCCTGAATGACGCTAATGTCATCAATATCAATAAAGTTAGAGGTGCACAAACCGATCCTAAAGGTTATTTTGAAATTGATGTGCATCCCAATGATACCCTACATATTTCTCTTTTAGGTTTTCAATCCCTTCGTGTGAAGGTTACTAATGACTGGTTAAAAAACAAAGTAGCAAAAATATTCTTGACCGAAAGAGCCATAGCCCTTGAGGAAGTTGTAATCAAACCATTTAACTTAACAGGCTATCTTGAAGTCGATTCTAAAACTATTCCACTTAAAGAAAACTATCGCTATAGTATCTCCGGATTAACCAGTGGTTATGAAACAGGGGAATATGCTCCTAATGCTTTCAATAAAATCTTAGGTTCTATTTTCAATCCTGCAGACATGCTCTACAACACCTTTAGCAATAAGGCAAAAGAGTTCCGAAAACTGAAGGACATGAAAAAAGATGATACCGTTCGAAACCTATTAGCATCTAAATTTGACCGTGAAACACTAGCAATACTTTTAGGTCTTGACAAAAAAGACATTCCTGAAATCTTACAACGTTGCAACTATTCGGAATCGTTTATACAAACCGCCAATGACCTTCAAATCATGGACGCCATCAGTGGTTGTTATGAAGAATATAAAATTCTAAAAAAGGTTAAGTAA
- a CDS encoding DEAD/DEAH box helicase: MNKFEQLGLSESLLKAILDLGFENPTDVQEKAIPLLLEKDTDLVALAQTGTGKTAAFGFPVIQKIDADNRNTQALILSPTRELCLQITNELKNYSKYEKGINVVAVYGGASITEQARDIKRGAQIIVATPGRMQDMINRGLVNITQINYCILDEADEMLNMGFYEDIVNILSTTPDSKSTWLFSATMPAEVARIGKQFMTDPVEITVGAKNSGSATVSHEFYLVNARDRYEALKRLADANPDIFSVVFCRTKRDTQAVAEKLVEDGYSAAALHGDLSQAQRDGVMKSFRGRQIQMLVATDVAARGIDVDNITHVVNYQLPDEIETYNHRSGRTGRAGKLGTSIVIVTKSELRKISSIERIIKQKFEEKTIPSGIEICEIQLLHLANKIKDTEVDHEIDNYLPAINNVLEDLSKEELIKKMVSVEFNRFINYYKKNRDISSQSGDRRERDSAPRENNNDGGGATRYFVNIGSRDNFDWMSLKDYLKETLDLGRDDVFKVDVKEGFSFFNTDPEHTDKVMEVLNNVQLEGRRINVEISKNDGGGRRDHNGRSSGGGFGGGRSSAPRREGSFAPRREGSGGGGFRSDRNSAPREGGFGGRSSAPREGGFGGRSSSRGEGSSDRAPRRSENSGDSPRPRRPRRD, translated from the coding sequence ATGAATAAATTTGAACAATTAGGATTGAGTGAATCGTTACTGAAGGCGATTTTAGATCTAGGATTTGAAAATCCGACGGACGTACAGGAGAAAGCGATTCCCCTATTATTGGAAAAAGACACAGATTTAGTTGCGTTGGCTCAGACAGGGACAGGGAAAACGGCAGCTTTTGGTTTTCCAGTTATTCAGAAAATTGATGCCGACAATAGAAATACACAGGCGTTAATTTTATCTCCAACACGCGAATTGTGTTTACAGATTACCAACGAACTTAAAAACTACTCTAAATACGAAAAAGGTATTAATGTGGTAGCAGTTTACGGCGGGGCTAGTATTACAGAACAAGCAAGAGACATCAAAAGAGGAGCGCAAATTATTGTAGCAACTCCAGGTAGAATGCAAGACATGATTAATAGAGGATTGGTTAACATTACTCAAATTAACTATTGTATTCTTGACGAAGCAGATGAAATGTTGAACATGGGTTTCTACGAAGATATCGTAAACATCTTATCAACTACACCTGATAGTAAAAGTACATGGTTGTTCTCTGCAACTATGCCAGCTGAGGTAGCTAGAATTGGTAAACAATTTATGACTGACCCAGTTGAAATTACAGTAGGAGCCAAAAACTCTGGTTCTGCAACGGTTTCTCACGAATTTTACCTAGTAAATGCACGTGACCGTTACGAAGCGTTGAAACGTTTAGCGGATGCTAACCCTGACATTTTCTCTGTAGTTTTTTGTAGAACAAAACGTGATACTCAAGCTGTAGCTGAAAAATTAGTAGAAGATGGATACAGTGCTGCTGCATTGCACGGAGATTTATCTCAAGCGCAACGTGATGGGGTAATGAAATCTTTTAGAGGAAGACAAATCCAAATGCTTGTTGCGACTGATGTTGCTGCTCGTGGAATTGACGTTGATAACATTACTCACGTAGTAAACTACCAATTACCTGACGAAATTGAAACTTACAATCACCGTTCTGGCCGTACTGGTCGTGCAGGTAAATTAGGTACTTCTATCGTTATTGTAACTAAAAGTGAATTGCGTAAAATTTCGTCTATCGAAAGAATCATCAAACAAAAGTTTGAAGAAAAAACTATTCCTTCTGGAATCGAGATCTGCGAAATTCAATTGTTGCACTTAGCAAACAAAATTAAAGACACTGAAGTTGATCACGAAATTGACAACTACTTGCCAGCGATTAACAATGTTCTTGAAGATTTATCTAAAGAAGAATTGATTAAGAAAATGGTTTCAGTAGAATTCAACCGTTTCATCAACTACTACAAGAAAAATAGAGATATTTCTTCTCAATCTGGCGACAGACGTGAAAGAGATAGCGCTCCAAGAGAAAACAATAATGATGGTGGCGGTGCTACTAGATATTTTGTAAACATTGGATCTAGAGATAACTTTGACTGGATGTCATTAAAAGATTACTTGAAAGAAACATTGGACTTAGGTCGTGATGATGTTTTCAAAGTAGATGTAAAAGAAGGTTTCTCTTTCTTTAACACTGATCCAGAACATACTGATAAAGTAATGGAAGTATTGAACAACGTACAATTAGAAGGACGTCGTATCAATGTTGAAATTTCTAAAAATGATGGTGGCGGAAGACGTGACCATAATGGCAGAAGTTCAGGTGGTGGTTTTGGTGGTGGAAGAAGTTCTGCACCAAGAAGAGAAGGAAGTTTTGCGCCAAGACGTGAAGGTTCTGGTGGTGGCGGATTCAGATCTGACAGAAATTCAGCTCCTAGAGAAGGTGGTTTTGGAGGTAGAAGTTCTGCTCCAAGAGAAGGTGGATTTGGAGGAAGAAGCTCTTCAAGAGGAGAAGGTTCTTCAGACAGAGCACCAAGACGTTCTGAAAACTCAGGTGATTCACCAAGACCAAGAAGACCAAGAAGAGACTAA
- a CDS encoding non-canonical purine NTP diphosphatase, producing the protein MQLVFASNNKNKIREIQQLLPENIQILSLTDIGCHEEIPETAETIEGNAILKANYVTDKYGYDCFADDTGLEVTALDGAPGVYSARYAGEPSDSNANMDKLLDALNEETNRSAQFKTVITLNLKGKQQLFTGIAKGVISSKKIGKEGFGYDPIFQPESYSETFADMSSELKNKISHRGKATRLLIAFLNSLK; encoded by the coding sequence ATGCAACTTGTTTTTGCCTCCAATAATAAAAATAAAATCAGAGAAATTCAGCAACTACTTCCTGAAAACATTCAGATTCTCAGCTTAACCGATATAGGTTGCCACGAAGAAATTCCAGAAACTGCAGAAACAATTGAAGGCAATGCAATTCTAAAAGCTAACTACGTGACCGACAAATATGGCTACGATTGTTTTGCTGACGATACTGGCCTTGAAGTAACCGCTCTTGATGGCGCGCCAGGAGTTTATTCGGCTCGTTATGCAGGCGAACCTTCCGATTCGAATGCTAATATGGACAAATTACTTGATGCTTTGAATGAAGAGACGAATAGATCTGCCCAATTTAAAACGGTAATCACTCTCAATCTAAAAGGAAAACAACAGCTTTTTACAGGAATTGCTAAAGGTGTTATTTCTTCCAAAAAAATTGGAAAGGAAGGATTTGGTTACGATCCAATCTTTCAACCAGAAAGCTATTCAGAAACCTTTGCGGATATGTCTTCTGAGCTTAAAAACAAAATTAGTCACCGAGGAAAAGCAACCCGACTATTGATTGCCTTTTTAAACAGTTTGAAATAA
- a CDS encoding 7TM diverse intracellular signaling domain-containing protein encodes MQLLSPKTNCNTILLFIVMMFFTSSHGQYVFQKESIPEQISLQPYASVADVDQQKLNIQQVIKNYESLNPVSLKFNTDDLGFTDHYWWGKIALQNTSDLNLQYYLETARPITDRVELYIVNKSTGKIIKSVSGDKMPFHERAYTSRKTIFKLNIQPNSSVDIFLHLKSDGEVIKMPLLLSSSDSFNDSESFEQFIFGIFYGILTIAAIIYFFFFFALKERTFLYYSIYVFFVGMMQLSLDGYFYKYVDPSGGWVSQHAVLIFAMITGVMLGKYSEVFLRVNYYNKLICKIFQFTYFLAFVLILCILFVPVALPYCYPIANILGLIILSLIISMIVSLIRKSVKVDAFFVTGILFLILGFGVFILNNFGLLPNTFLVQNSSKLGTGLEIIFLSLSMANLIRNLKNEKNELNRLALIRSEEMNDLKSYFLSNISHELRTPLNAIMNLIDAVSSEVEDEKIKKNCQVIKYSSHSLLSSVNDILDFSKIEKKEIKLDKVNFNLLSVIEEVKNNSEIRVLDKGLEFIYTKRGVFPDMVSGDEMRLVQVINNVVSNAIKFTSEGFVKFEIESIVRSDTVRSLVVTVSDSGVGISKDKIDSIFDSFSQHNIDNKRKFGGLGLGLYIVKTLVDMQDGTIVMNSYPNKGTSCVITLDYEIVEQHKVEVVALLPEVYDLKGKTILVVEDNSINQMVIKMILKKWKNTQIIFANDGQEGLDAFKSHAIDIVLMDLQMPVMDGYEATIAIRNGEAGLENANVPIIAVTADVMETTKERVFEIGMNDYLTKPVKKELLYQTVQKCFNSSLIENTVV; translated from the coding sequence ATGCAATTACTTAGCCCCAAGACTAATTGTAATACTATCCTACTGTTTATTGTGATGATGTTTTTTACTTCCTCTCATGGACAATATGTGTTTCAAAAAGAGTCAATCCCTGAACAGATTTCGTTACAACCTTATGCTTCAGTAGCTGATGTAGACCAACAAAAGTTAAATATTCAGCAGGTGATTAAGAACTACGAATCTTTGAATCCTGTAAGCTTAAAGTTTAATACCGATGATTTAGGATTCACCGATCATTATTGGTGGGGGAAAATAGCACTTCAAAATACTTCGGATCTAAATTTGCAGTATTATCTTGAAACCGCTCGTCCTATTACGGATAGAGTCGAACTATATATAGTGAATAAAAGTACTGGGAAAATCATAAAGTCGGTGAGTGGTGATAAAATGCCATTTCACGAAAGAGCTTATACCAGTAGAAAAACAATTTTTAAACTAAATATCCAGCCGAATTCTAGTGTTGATATATTTTTACATCTTAAAAGTGATGGTGAAGTAATAAAAATGCCTTTGTTGTTAAGTTCATCAGACAGCTTTAATGATTCAGAGTCATTTGAGCAGTTTATTTTTGGAATTTTTTATGGGATATTGACCATTGCAGCTATTATTTATTTCTTTTTCTTTTTTGCGCTCAAAGAACGTACTTTTTTATATTATAGTATTTACGTTTTCTTTGTGGGAATGATGCAATTATCTTTAGATGGCTATTTTTATAAATACGTTGATCCTAGTGGAGGATGGGTATCCCAACATGCTGTTTTGATTTTCGCCATGATAACGGGTGTTATGTTAGGGAAATATAGTGAGGTGTTTTTAAGGGTAAATTATTATAATAAGTTGATTTGTAAAATTTTTCAGTTTACTTATTTTTTAGCTTTTGTGCTAATTCTATGTATCCTTTTTGTACCAGTCGCCTTGCCTTATTGTTACCCAATCGCCAATATTTTAGGACTAATAATTTTATCATTAATTATAAGTATGATTGTGTCTTTAATTCGTAAAAGTGTAAAAGTAGATGCTTTCTTTGTAACGGGTATTTTATTTTTAATATTGGGTTTTGGAGTGTTTATACTTAATAATTTTGGATTATTACCTAATACTTTTTTAGTGCAAAATAGTTCCAAATTGGGGACAGGTTTAGAAATTATATTTCTTTCACTTTCAATGGCAAATTTGATTAGAAATCTTAAAAACGAGAAAAATGAATTGAACCGTTTGGCTTTAATTCGGTCTGAAGAAATGAATGATTTGAAATCTTATTTTTTATCCAATATCAGTCACGAGTTAAGAACACCATTGAATGCGATTATGAATTTGATTGATGCGGTTTCTAGTGAAGTAGAAGATGAAAAGATTAAAAAGAATTGTCAAGTTATTAAATATTCTTCCCACAGTTTATTGAGTTCTGTAAATGATATTTTAGATTTTTCAAAAATTGAAAAAAAAGAAATAAAACTAGATAAAGTGAATTTTAATCTTTTGTCCGTTATTGAAGAGGTGAAAAACAATAGTGAAATAAGAGTTTTAGATAAAGGTTTAGAATTTATATATACTAAAAGAGGGGTGTTTCCTGATATGGTTTCAGGTGACGAAATGCGTTTGGTTCAAGTTATTAATAATGTAGTGAGTAATGCAATTAAATTTACTTCGGAAGGATTTGTGAAATTTGAAATCGAGTCAATTGTGAGATCTGATACTGTGAGGAGCTTGGTTGTAACTGTTTCTGATTCAGGTGTTGGGATTTCCAAGGATAAAATAGATAGTATTTTTGATTCTTTTAGCCAGCACAATATTGATAACAAAAGAAAATTTGGGGGGTTAGGATTAGGATTATATATAGTGAAAACATTAGTAGATATGCAAGATGGAACTATTGTAATGAATAGTTATCCTAATAAAGGTACAAGTTGCGTAATTACCTTAGATTATGAAATTGTTGAGCAACACAAAGTGGAAGTGGTGGCTTTGTTACCAGAAGTTTATGATTTAAAAGGGAAAACTATTTTAGTTGTCGAAGATAATTCTATTAACCAGATGGTGATTAAAATGATTTTGAAAAAGTGGAAAAACACCCAAATTATTTTCGCCAATGACGGTCAAGAAGGTTTAGATGCTTTCAAAAGTCATGCTATTGATATTGTTTTGATGGATTTACAAATGCCGGTCATGGATGGATATGAAGCCACCATTGCTATCCGAAATGGAGAAGCAGGACTAGAGAACGCTAATGTTCCAATCATCGCAGTAACAGCAGATGTCATGGAAACAACTAAGGAACGCGTATTTGAAATAGGAATGAATGATTACTTGACTAAACCTGTGAAAAAAGAACTGCTATACCAAACGGTTCAAAAATGTTTTAATTCATCTTTAATTGAAAACACAGTTGTTTAG